Proteins encoded within one genomic window of Scomber japonicus isolate fScoJap1 chromosome 16, fScoJap1.pri, whole genome shotgun sequence:
- the gng2 gene encoding guanine nucleotide-binding protein G(I)/G(S)/G(O) subunit gamma-2: protein MASNNTASIAQARKLVEQLKMEANIDRIKVSKAAADLMSYCEAHAKEDPLLSPVPASENPFREKKFFCAIL from the exons ATGGCGAGCAATAACACGGCCAGCATCGCACAAGCCAGGAAGctggtggagcagctgaagatgGAGGCCAACATCGACAGGATAAAG gtgtcaaaagcagcagcagacttGATGTCGTACTGCGAAGCTCACGCCAAAGAAGACCCTCTGTTATCGCCGGTGCCAGCGTCAGAGAACCCGTTCAGGGAGAAGAAGTTCTTCTGTGCCATCCTGTAA
- the LOC128375924 gene encoding UPF0696 protein C11orf68 homolog, which yields MEEEEAPVDGEMAPNSAETYAAQAMAADMDPWIVFDSRRTPRSEFDSWLESNRPSKVPRYGNEEGGMGPVGWIAVRGPTYSSHSRDVDGLQEGWEQLLASGRSVSFQTVKELALNYGVLSGKWLMHLDSGFKLDNAWECVARAALDGKVWTCKVSTYDPKGECKQVICAYNENFTDESEIIRLDSVIRATGVKCPLTYKPNVYTYLGIYRNNRWKLCPTIYESKFNLECVPRRSHIINRVTNLEVT from the coding sequence atggaggaggaggaggccccCGTAGATGGCGAAATGGCCCCCAATTCTGCAGAGACCTACGCTGCTCAGGCCATGGCTGCAGACATGGACCCCTGGATTGTGTTTGACTCGAGGAGAACTCCCAGATCCGAGTTCGATAGCTGGCTGGAGAGTAACAGGCCTTCAAAAGTGCCCAGGTATGGTAATGAGGAAGGTGGTATGGGCCCCGTGGGGTGGATTGCTGTGCGGGGCCCGACCTACTCTTCACACAGTAGGGATGTCGACGGTCTCCAGGAGGGCTGGGAGCAACTTTTGGCCAGTGGCCGGTCTGTAAGCTTCCAGACAGTGAAGGAGCTGGCCCTGAACTACGGAGTTCTCTCGGGCAAATGGCTGATGCACTTGGACTCTGGTTTCAAGCTGGACAATGCGTGGGAGTGCGTGGCCAGAGCAGCCCTGGATGGCAAGGTCTGGACGTGTAAAGTCAGTACCTATGACCCCAAGGGAGAGTGCAAGCAGGTCATTTGTGCCTACAATGAGAACTTCACCGACGAGAGCGAGATTATTAGGCTGGACTCTGTTATTCGCGCTACAGGGGTCAAATGCCCTCTCACCTACAAGCCGAATGTGTACACGTACCTGGGAATCTACCGAAACAACCGCTGGAAGCTTTGCCCAACCATTTATGAGAGCAAATTTAACCTGGAGTGCGTACCTAGACGTTCCCACATCATCAACAGAGTCACCAATCTTGAAGTAACATAA
- the dusp23b gene encoding dual specificity protein phosphatase 23b, translated as MASSAPHNFSWVEPGKLAGLALPRMTCEYQYLLDNGIKHLVCLCERKPPYHDTCPELQLHHIKIRDFTPPSPSQIDNFLSIVEESNSKGEGVAVHCMHGHGRTGTMLACYLVKMRKISGIEAINEIRRLRSGSIETHDQEKAVVQFYQRTK; from the exons ATGGCCTCCAGTGCTCCACACAACTTCTCCTGGGTCGAACCGGGTAAATTGGCCGGACTGGCGCTTCCCCGGATGACCTGTGAATATCAGTATCTGCTGGACAACGGTATCAAACATCTGGTTTGCCTGTGCGAGAGGAAGCCGCCGTACCACGACACGTGTCCCGAGCTACAGCTGCACCACATCAAGATACGTGACTTCACGCCTCCGTCGCCGAGTCAGATTGACAATTTCCTCTCGATCGTGGAGGAATCCAACTCCAAGGGGGAG GGTGTAGCGGTTCACTGCATGCACGGCCACGGGAGGACAGGGACCATGCTGGCGTGCTACCTGGTGAAGATGAGGAAGATTTCGGGGATCGAAGCCATCAATGAGATCCGCAGACTACGGAGTGGCTCGATCGAAACTCACGATCAAGAGAAAGCGGTGGTGCAGTTTTATCAGCGCACTAAGTAG
- the LOC128375846 gene encoding afadin, giving the protein MRFYFEDRVGGNVATKCLRVCSNSSTREVIETLSEKFRPDMKMLTTCYSLYEIHTNKERKLDLDERPLVVQLNWNSNNREGRFVLKKDEESLKENCHEKEKGGVIENFKRTLSRKEKKKEKNKIKATDDALGDENGSTEKPPNNSSVSVSNPEMTKQHTGNKKLQQSQADLGSLHPDFLDQPGLPLGIKLCDNSEEAFLSAVINYTNSSTVHFKLSPAYILYAVGRWRFALQGWGSPPSGKTHGVTSIADKMVAMTGKVIQRQQAIAGALAFWMANASELLNFLKQDKDLNPLTQQSQMDLSHLVHKAYSYLIQCLQNELRKHLPIFMIDPEQHGPLPAGIELVLNTLMNAMSLLRRCRVNPALTIQLFSQLFHFISAWLFNQLMSPEADTLGLRSHYWGAALRQRLTAIEAWAERQGLELAADCHLGHIIQATMLLTMKKYSMQDAKKIQSTCFKLNSLQLQTLLAGYLYANNEPHIPPDLINAIVTAANASADNLIRSEGRDIQLQESLDLHLPFLLPEGGYSCDTVRGIPPGLREFLEPIYRKGLCSLTSQPNSNGDWTVYFEEPTSSAGSTYVAAQREPEIVTITLKKPLNSGMGVSIVAAKGAGQDYLGIYIKSIVRGGPAEMNGRLTAGDQLLSVDGQSLVGLSQERAAATMMQTGPIVTLQVAKFGASYHGLGALLNEPTPERTAGDKSHAKPNGEALRLHSALDPGHSEQLESLHGNSRKKREQIMQRNRELYRSNPNMTTHFALEDEVEPIDPDVRGNNIAAVSTINLCTDTFHREYLTLPNPKSQNKSISESSQPQQMLKMSLRPLDGQNTRDKQTFMRQALSQENLCVDNGGPLLDKRQNMWQDQSAKQTMSHYSSFPIRPSFSSHDILSDNSSSAKQQQGTRTSGAGVWKTPFSQHATPTPSIQPIRIDIPVTRAVSAQSNPPLTTFQHSSSLLAVKKRQKQSPQSQAYDIYACPISATKKLPQPSLLSQQQRPSTHRDQPAKPQVSITPTKHVSFQEPPTQQKQGAAPTRQKDLQELSDPWRREAQEKLEKQQRLQVVELLEQEVQELQAKEKRTAQENDRLRKLSLEWQFQKRLQEVQQRREDEDEEEEDEDLDMMMMIQQLEKRVQTKRSSEGKVNSELSEHTGSLPSQKEEKANAESTVFLLISMFIHRNQEEKIKRAPAPEKLTFKERQRLFSLASSA; this is encoded by the exons AAAATGCTGACCACTTGTTACTCTCTGTATGAGATCCACACCAATAAAG AACGTAAATTGGATCTGGATGAGAGACCTTTGGTGGTGCAATTAAACTGGAACTCCAACAACAGAGAAGGACGTTTTGTGCTCAAGAAAGACGAGGAGAGTTTGAAG GAAAACTGCCACGAGAAGGAAAAGGGAGGCGTGATTGAAAACTTCAAGAGGACACTgtcaagaaaggaaaagaagaaagagaagaataaaaTTAAAGCCACTGATGATGCTCTAGGAGATGAAAACGG GTCAACTGAAAAGCCGCCGAACAACAGCAGCGTTTCTGTGTCTAACCCTGAGATGACAAAGCAGcacacaggaaacaaaaagCTACAACAGAGCCAGGCTGACCTCG GAAGTCTTCATCCTGACTTTCTAGATCAACCTGGATTACCACTTGGGATTAAACTCTGTGATAACT CGGAGGAAGCCTTCCTGTCTGCAGTCATCAATTACACCAACAGCTCCACAGTTCATTTTAAGCTCTCACCTGCGTACATCCTCTATGCAGTGGGGCGTTGGCGCTTCGCTCTGCAAGGGTGGGGCTCCCCACCGTCAGGAAAGACACACGGTGTAACCTCGATTGCGGACAAAATGGTGGCCATGACAGGAAAGGTCATCCAG AGGCAGCAGGCCATCGCCGGTGCTCTTGCCTTCTGGATGGCCAACGCCTCCGAGCTGCTAAACTTCCTCAAGCAAGACAAAGACCTGAACCCGCTCACCCAGCAAAGTCAGATGGATCTGTCCCACCTGGTGCATAAAGCTTACAG TTACCTGATACAGTGTCTGCAGAACGAGCTGAGAAAGCATCTGCCAATTTTTATGATTGATCCAGAGCAACATGGTCCACTGCCGGCGGGTATAG AATTGGTGCTGAACACCTTGATGAACGCCATGTCTCTGTTACGTCGCTGTCGGGTCAACCCTGCCCTCACCATCCAGCTCTTCTCCCAGCTCTTCCACTTCATCAGCGCCTGGCTCTTCAACCAGCTCATGAGCCCCGAGGCCGACACTCTGGGCCTGCGCTCTCACTACTGGGGGGCCGCTCTCCGACAGAGGTTGACTGCCATCGAGGCCTGGGCAGAGAGGCAGGGCCTGGAGCTGGCTGCCGACTGTCACCTGGGACACATTATCCAG GCAACCATGCTGCTGACCATGAAAAAGTACTCAATGCAGGATGCGAAGAAAATCCAGAGTACCTGTTTCAAGTTGAATTCGCTGCAGCTGCAGACGTTGCTGGCCGGCTACCTCTATGCAAACAATGAGCCTCACATCCCCCCT GATTTAATCAATGCCATAGTGACAGCCGCGAACGCCTCTGCAGATAACCTGATTCGGAGCGAAGGACGGGACATCCAGCTGCAGGAGAGCCTCGACCTCCACCTGCCCTTCCTGCTGCCGGAGGGAGGATACTCCTGTGACACAGTGAGAGGGATCCCCCCGGGGCTTAGAGAATTTTTGGAGCCAATTTACCGGAAAG GTCTCTGCTCTTTAACTTCCCAGCCAAACTCCAACGGGGACTGGACTGTGTATTTTGAAGAACCGACGTCCTCTGCAGGGAGTACATACGTg GCAGCTCAGAGAGAGCCGGAGATTGTGACGATCACACTGAAGAAACCTCTCAACAGTGGGATGGGGGTCAGCATTGTGGCTGCCAAG GGAGCAGGGCAAGATTATCTCGGGATTTATATAAAATCTATTGTCAGGGGAGGACCAGCGGAAATG AACGGCAGACTAACAGCTGGGGATCAGCTGCTGAGTGTCGATGGCCAAAGCCTGGTCGGCCTCAGCCAAGAAAG GGCCGCAGCTACCATGATGCAAACCGGCCCAATTGTGACCTTACAGGTTGCAAAGTTTGGAGCGAGCTATCACGGCCTCGGTGCTCTGCTGAATGAACCAACTCCAGAGAGGACAGCAG GTGATAAAAGCCATGCAAAGCCAAACGGTGAAGCACTCAGGCTGCACAGCGCTCTGGATCCTGGTCATTCAGAGCAGCTGGAGAGTCTGCATGGAAAcagcagaaagaagagagagcagATAATGCAAAGGAACAGAGAGCTTTATCGGTCCAACCCCAACATGACCA CACACTTTGCCCTGGAGGATGAAGTTGAACCTATTGACCCTGATGTGAGAGGGAACAACATTGCGGCTGTTTCCACTATCAACCTTTGCACTGAT ACATTTCACAGGGAATACTTGACTCTTCCGAACCCTAAATCCCAGAACAAGAGCATATCTGAATCCAGTCAACCACAGcaaatgcttaaaatgtctttaaggCCTTTAGATGGACAGAACACCAGAGATAAACAGACCTTTATG CGTCAAGCCCTCTCACAGGAGAACTTGTGTGTGGACAATGGAGgccccctgctggacaaaaGGCAGAACATGTGGCAGGACCAGAGTGCGAAGCAAACCATGAGCCACTATTCTTCTTTCCCAATTCGCCCGAGCTTCTCCTCTCATGACATACTTTCTGATAACAGCTCTTCTGCAAAACAACAGCAGGGAACTCGCACAAGTGGCGCCGGAGTCTGGAAAACACCCTTTTCACAGCATGCAACACCTACACCCTCGATCCAACCCATACGCATAGACATCCCTGTGACCAGAGCAGTGAGTGCACAGTCCAATCCTCCTCTCACCACCTTCCAGCACAGCTCCTCTCTGCTGGCAGTGAAAAAGA GGCAAAAACAGAGTCCTCAATCCCAAGCGTATGATATTTATGCCTGTCCCATTTCAGCAACTAAGAAACTACCTCAGCCTTCGCTTCTATCACAGCAGCAACGACCCAGCACACACAGGGATCAACCAGCAAAACCACAAGTGAGCATCACTCCAACAAAACACGTCTCCTTCCAAGAACCTCCTACTCAACAGAAGCAGGGAGCAGCTCCTACGAGGCAAAAAGACCTCCAGGAGCTGTCTGACCCCTGGAGGAGGGAGGCCCAGGAGAAGCTGGAGAAGCAACAGAGGCTTCAGGTGGTGGAGCTCCTGGAGCAGGAGGTGCAGGAGCTTCAGGCTAAAGAGAAACGCACAGCGCAGGAGAACGACCGACTCCGTAAGCTCAGCCTGGAGTGGCAGTTTCAGAAGAGGCTTCAGGAGGTgcagcagagaagagaggatgaagatgaggaggaagaagacgaggatttggacatgatgatgatgatacagcAGCTGGAGAAAAGAGTGCAG ACTAAAAGAAGCTCTGAAGGCAAAGTGAACAGCGAATTGAGCGAGCACACAGGAAGTCTTCCCTcccagaaggaagaaaaagcaaaCGCAG AAAGTACCGTATTTCTGCTAATATCAATGTTTATTCACAGAAACCAGGAGGAGAAAATCAAGAGAGCACCGGCCCCTGAAAAGCTCACATTCAAGGAACGGCAGCGTCTCTTTTCCCTAGCGTCTAGTGCATAA